From the genome of Gymnogyps californianus isolate 813 chromosome 4, ASM1813914v2, whole genome shotgun sequence:
AAATCGTGCAGGATGGGAAAACGTTCAAGATTACCGTGACCACTGGCTCTAAAGTGCTGCACAACGAGTTCACCATCGGGGAGGAGTGCGAGATGGAGATACTGACAGGACAGAAAGTCAAGGTGAGTGATcagctcctcctctgccagggCTGCGGGGGCTCAGGGACATTAAATTTCCTTTCCAGCCATTCCCTCTGCACTTAAGCAAAGGGAATGACCGGACCACGGGTGTTAAAGCTGACTCAGGGAAAAGACCTGGGTGATTCCCCAGCCTGGTTCTGTCTCTCACAGTTTGCAGGCATGATTTAATATAATGGGAAGGGGCTAATTGCTGAAACCAAGTCTGCAGATGCGACACccactgccctgctccctgcaggtCCTCAGCAAGTCTCTTAGGGCCACATTTCCAAAAATGACAGTCCATTTCTGAGCCACCTTCCTAAGAAACTCAGAGCCCGAGACTCTGAAGTTCCCACCTCCCCTCTTCGCTTTTACAAAACAAGCTCCCCAACCAGCACTTCTGCAGATGAAGCCTTGCATTTCTAAAGCTATTTTAATAGCCAGTTTGGAAAACAGTGGAAGCCAGTGTTTTAATAGCCCATTTGGAAAAGGAGGATGGAGATGCTTTGGTAAATTTTTCTGACAGCAAAAGGTCTGAAGGATTTGAGGTGGAAAAGGGTTGACTTTCTGTCATGTTGCAACACGAAACATACCCCCACCTTCATTTTGTTGACTTAAAGGTAGTGCAGGAAAGTCAGCCAATGAATCATAAACCAATAAATCTCTCCTTTTAAGTCCCAGCGGCTGTTAGCTTCTCTGCCAGCCTTTTCCACTGCTTCTGTTTACACTGGGTGAGATGATTTGGCAAGGTGGGGATTTGTCACCCTTGAAATTGGGTCAGCTCCCGTTCCTGGACATTAGTTTCCAATGGTTCATAAAATGTCAAGACAGCACCACCGGCAAATATTGCCTCTCACCTCTACCTCGGGAGATGATATTGCAGGACTTTTGAAAGCAGGAGGGATGATCACCAAAGAAATGCCCCAGTGAATCGGGCTCTGAGAGCCGTACCGGCTGTATCACAGTTTCCAGCATCACTGAATTCCCTTGCACGTAAACTAGGGGGAAACGGCTATTAGAAGCGTTTTACCCTCCATAAATCAGCAACTCAAGGGCAGATGAACATGTCTTATAGCCGGACAGACAgatgaacagaaatgtttttgctgcGTTATTTATTTGAGTAATTTCAGTGATAGCTgccctgggggtgctggtgcTGTCTGTAGCGTTTTTAGATGTGCAGCTCCTGGGGGCAGAGATCCAGCAGATGTGCCTGTCCCTCTGAGAGCTTTCCAGCCACGACTGAGTTTCTGAAAGCTCCTTAGTTTCCCACCTTGACCAAgactccccccagccccatgctgTCGCCCAGCTCCCCGTCACCCCACCCAAAGGAGGTTGCTGCAGCAATGTGCAATAGGTGGGTGGTGGAGAGGAGATGGCATGGCATGCCCTGGCCCAGCTCAGGTGGCTCTGCAGTCCTCTCCTTGGAGGCGTGCAGCTGCTCTTGGTCTCGGTGCTGCATGAGGAGCTGCCCCAACGAGCATCAGGGCTGCATGGAGGCACCAGCATTGGCAGGGTGAaaatccttccttcttctcccccaaAACTGATGTGTTGGTGTGATGCCAAGGGATGCCAAGGATCCCTGCTCTGGCATCTAACAGTGTGGGAGCCGTGAGTGAGTCTCAAATTGAAGGGGAGAGAGGTAGGTACGGCGGCAAAATCACCTCCCTGTAGAGGCCAAAGTAAACATCCATACCCTTGTTGTGTTGTAGTCACCACCAGCACaaccctctctcctcctcctcctcccaggaAAGCCAAAATCACCGAGGGAGCAGCTTGCTCTAAGCAGCTTGCAGAGGGGGCGGTGGCAACTCAGTACAGAAGGGGAAGGACAAAATGCAGGGGTTGAGATGGTCTCCAGCAGTAACATGAATGCCTCTGTCTCCTCCTACCAGGCTGTTGTTCAGATGGAGGGTAACAACAGACTGGTCGCAAACGTGAAAGGGCTGACATCTGTCACCGAACTCAATGGAGACATCATCACCAATGTAAGTGTAGAAGAGAAGGGTAATGGCTGGAGTAATGGCGCATACAGCTGCCTTCAGGGGTCTGGCCCTAGAAAGCCTACAGAGATGCTGGGGACCTTAGGGAGGTGCTGGAGAtgagctgcctcctctgcagccaaAGTTGAGCAGTTGGCCAGGCACTGAAGGCAGTTTTTCATTATAGTCCGATCCAAAAAGTACTCTTTAAGACCCCAGTAGGCACTGCTGATCAAAGTTCCATGTAATGAGGGCATGTTCTCACCCACCCAGAGGTATAAGCAGGTATGTGTCTGGGCCTGGCACTTTTAAAGAACAGAGGTGCAGCAGACTGATCCCAGTTGAGGGATGCCAGATTATCCCTATCTGCTTTGGGGTATTCATGAAGAAATCCAAAGCTTTAATAATTCAGTTTATAGGACATAGACTGGGGACCAGTCTTGTTTTGATTTGCAAGACCAGATCCTTTCCAAGTAGAGTCTGGAGCCAAGCACCATGAAAACTTAACACtctccatttgtttttcagacgATCACCATGGGAGACCTCACCTACAAGAGGATCAGCAAGAGAATCTAGAAACCCTGCACACGCCAATCATTTTACTGTGTAAAATGTGTccattaaagtaaaatatgtattaaagGCCTCTTCATTATCATCAACCTCTTCACTGTTGCTATAAAAAGATGCAAGCCTCCAAAACTCACGCAAGCCCTGGTAGAAATTGGGCAACAGGCTGAGCCAAAGCTGTGCTGACGTCGGTGAATGGAGCCGGGCTAGGGCGCAGGCTCAGAGCCAGAGTGACCCTCTGAGATGTGCTCCATGCTGATGAGTGCTCTTCCAGCCCCTTCCTGGGGACAAGATGTCCCGGTGGGTCGTGCACACACGGCTGCCCTGGCTGGGTGGATGGAGGAGCACTGGGCAGGGAAAGGGCTCTGTTCCCTTTCCTTACAAACACGGCCAAAGTGACCACAAGGTGACTGGCAGGGCCAAAGGATGGGGTGGTTTCGGTGGGCTCAAGGAAATGTCAGTGATCCTGCCTGGAAAGCTGCCTTGGGGAAGTGACCAGCATGAGGGCAGTTCAGGTGTCCCAGCCGCCATCTTCACCCTCACACCGCTGCAACAGCATCCAGCCCTACAGGCTCTGGccaccccatccccatctcctcctcatCCCTTCCCACCATCAGGAGAGCCCCAGACAGCCTTCAGGTGTCCAGTGTGTGTTTCACCCCAAACCGCACCTGATAAATTGGGTCAAACTGGAATCGAACATTTCTTCCAGGGTGAAACACAGGTTTTTCCTCCTGGCAGGAGATGGGCACTGGTTGTTCACAGTGTAGACACAGAAGGAGCATCAAAGTCATCTCCCACGCTCTTGCTTGGCGCTGCAGGCTGGATGGAGGTGTGGTTTTCTGATGCACACAGGAGAGGAAACTCTTCCTTCTTAGCTGCCTTTTCTAAGCCCTGTGCTCGGATGATGATTGGGAATCATCACTGGGAAATGGGTATATGGCTGGTGTGATATACCTAGCTGGGATGATGTTCTTGCAACAGCTCAAAGCTGATCAGGATATTAGGAAAACACCACAAGTGCTTCCCCACCACCTCCTGCAACCCCAACACATGCCACTAAAGGACCAACTTGTCCTCACATGCATCTCTCCCACGACTCCTCTCTCCTCAGGGAAGGTTTTCATGTTACAGGTTGACATTGATCCTCAGGCTGAGAACTGAACCAACGTGAATTGTCACACTGGGCATCAGATGGGCACCTCACAGACAAATGGAAAGGCTTAGCTCAACAGTGCCTAAAAAGCAGATGTTGGCCTCCAGTGAACTCATCTCAGATCTGGAGAAACATCAGCAAAATCACTGAGAAATGTCAAAGAGGAAAagccttggttttgttttcttgctatGCTGTTGAGGAGCAGGTAGGGGAGTCTTGAACAAACCattctttttcatctcctgGCTGCCACTGAAGGTCTGGAGCAAACCAGTTGGATTTTGAGATAGACAGGCAGACAGcgaagacttttttttatctAGAAATCCGACCATTGCCTTTAGACCTTTTCTTAGCTCCGTTGGCTGCCCACTGGCAGCTGATCCATGGACTATCCCTTTTTTGCTCAGTGCAAAATTCATTAAGCACTTGTCTAAGCTGAAAGGCAGGTGCTGAAAGACATCAGAGCCCCCAGCTCACCCTGAAGGTGAGCAAAGGCGGATCTCCCTCCCTGGAAACCACTTTTTCAGTTAGAGCAATCCACACAGCCAGTGCACCACACCAGTGCAGCTGGCTTCTGGTACGGACTCATCTCACGTCCGTCTGCTGCCATCACTGcagacattttctgatttttaactaAGGAGACTAATTTACCCTAATTAATTTATCCTGATGTAGGAATTCCACTTAGTCTCGCTTGCAAAGTGCCCACAGTTTGATGTTGCACCCGTGTCAGCTGCAGAATCATTTTCCACCAGgttttcatcagaaaaacagCACTTTACACAAAACACCATCTGCGTGTCATTCAGTTTGCACTCAATGCCCACAGGCATACATGACACTTTTTGGAACCAGCTTCCCACTTCTACCATCCCTTGGTCAACCACCCATGGACATCACTGGAAAGAAATGATGTCATCACAAGGAAGcgatgggaaaaaaaccacttagGAAAGAATCAATTAAAATTTAACCAAGGACTTCAGGATCAGGACTTGTGTAGAGAGAAACAGGCTTCCAATaagaatgtaaataattttataacaggtttttttgctttgatttttaatgcTAGTGGTAGAAAAATGATGTTGTTTCTGCCAagatctcttctgctttgagCCCTCAGAAGATTTTTCATGACTCTCCCCAAGCAGGTCCATGCTGTCAGACTGGTGCCACTGGAAACAAGCCTTATGGATATATCACATTCCTATTTCACATTCCCAATGTTTGGAGGTGCCACGGGTGATGTTATCCCACAGGCATGAATTTGTGTCAAGCTCGGGGTTTATTCCTTCTTGTGGAAGAGGCTTGGTGAGGTCTCATTGCTGGGTTCAGGCATGACTTGAATCTTTTGGTTTTTGAGGGCAGCTTCCCTCATCTTGTAATACATGAACTCATTCTGCTGGAACATGCGCAGCTCCATCTCCGTCTGGACACGCATGACCTGATGGACACAACAGGTTACAAAACCTGTGACGCAGGGGATCTCGAAGCAAGTGAATAACGCGCTGCCTAAAAACGGGGACCATCCTTCAGGGATGTCCTAGGCCATGTAATGGCCGATGCACCTTACTCTAGGTGTCCCACCAGCAGGACCAAAGCTGACTGGACACAGATATCCAGTTACTTTCTCAAACCTGGTTGCCTGTGTAATGTGAAGGTGAAGAAGGCATCAGCCCTTCCTGCACCCAGTTCTTCCACAGGCTGCTGGGAAGCCTCACGCTCCCAAACCTGATGCAGGACCTAGAGGTGATGCTGTGCAGAGCCAGGGAGTGAGCGTGCTTCCCATCCACACCCTGGGCCTGACCCTTGGTGTGACCCATCACCAGGGTGGGGGTCACCTcctgtgggaggaggagagggatgcTCAGCCCCTCTTCGACCACATCACAGTTGCACCCCCTGCATCCCAGGAGTCACCATGAGCAGAGTCATTCCTAGTGCTGCATTACAGCAGAGGCTCAGAAGGGATTTTAGGAAATCTTTTTACACCTGTCTGTGAGTTTATTCAACCCTTGGTTTAGGAGCACAGAGATAAGCATGTGCCATATATCCACTATTTTCCTCCTAAAGTAAGTGGGAAGGGAAATACAGAAACTGAGGTGCTGGGGTCTCGCCCTCTGCTATATATAGGGAAAAAGTCAACAGACAGGTTGGCTTTAGGTACTAGATACTAATTTTTCTGATGATATAAAATTGCATTAATAAAGGTTATAGCTCTGCTATAACGGGGACTAAGACATCAATAAAGGATTTAATTTGGTATCGTGTAATATTTTTGGCTAATAAAGGAGAATGCTGTAAAGCCAACAGGTCACATCAGATGAGTTAAAGGCTAAAGAAATTACAGATCCCCAGCTGCAATTGTAAATAGTTCATGATATCTGAGCAGATGTAATTCCCTGGGGTCTGCAGCTCTTGACCCTAAGCTAAGAAATACACCTATCAGtcattcaaggaaaaaaaaaacattgcagcTTGAAGGACGGGGGAGTGGTAAATAAAGAAGAACGGACACCAGTAAAGAAAATCAGTTGGTAAACTGGGAACATCCACCATATGTAATTTGATATAGTCAAATTGTAATGCCATCCATCTGAGAGCAGCGAAATCAGGCTGTTTGAACAACGAGAGGCTCTGCCCTTGGGCACAGCAGTTTCAAAGAAGATTCAGGGGCTCAGCGgccatttttaatgtatgtcCTGGTGCAGGATAAAAGCTATTTCTCAGGGATGAAAATTTCCCATAGGAAGGGACATGCATTTCCCAGCAGACTGTAACATAATCTagagaaaaacacagcactagTAAGAAGCAGTCAGTACATAATACATCCCTCAGCTCTTACAGATGGGTTGTTTCTACAGGTTGAATGTAATTTTGCCCAGACAgacagcagagacaacatgggAGATGACACCTACCTCCAGGTCTTTGGTAATTGGGTGGGAAGGTCCATGGGTTATCAGGAGAATGGCATAAGCTTTACAAATCAAGCCATGCCCAGCTTCAATGAGACCAGCATGCCAGTGAGTCACTCCTGCCCGCATCACAGCCATTCCTAGCTGTGCGTTGTTGGGATGGTatattttcctggaaaaacatTGAATAATTTTAGTTCAGGAAAGATCTGGGTTCCCAAATGTTTGTCAGTGACGTGATATGTTTGCCAAAGAGCAGACTGTTTACTTAAGTGAAGAGCCTATTGCATTCGATGCCACTGAAATGTGCAGCCCTGCTTAGAAAGGGGCAGGGGACATGAGTTGTTGTGAAAGAGGATGAACAACCTGCGAACGGGAAAAGTTGGACACCTGGGTTGGAGAATGCCAAGCTCCATCATTCTACATTATTTTGGCACAAACCAAACCCAGATCTGACCCTACAGCCCAGGCGGCACCAACTTAATTTCAGACGCTTAATGCAGTGCCTAAATTGAGAATGCAACAACCACCAGCTTCTCATTCAAAGTGGGCAGAGAAACAGGTAGTTCCAGAAACTCCAGAAATGTTCATCTCACCCCCTGGAGATGCATCCTCGCCTCGGGGAACTGTCAGATCACTCCCCTATGGTCAGTACTCGAGGTGGGAAAAATGAAACCTGGCCTCTACATCCAACTTTAGAAGCTGAGGCAGAGTTAGAAGCTGCTTGGACTTACCTGAAAACCCGCCTTCAAGGGCTTATTTGGCATATTGAATTGGCAGATCTtaaagcaaggaaggaaattatTGCAGTCCTCACTCTTGACTGAAAAACTGAGGAACAGGGAGGGGAAGCAACTTCATCTGTGTCATTCAATTAGCTCAGTGCCAGGGCGGGGACATGAAGTGGCTTGTCAGGCCTGCACGCCAGGGAGGTGACTCTGTCACCcctctgaaaatgaacaaaatatcaCAGGCCTCTGGGGGTAGAACTGACCAAAAAGACAAGTAATAGGTATGAGATGCCCTAAGCAGGAGGGTGAACAAGATGACAAAAAgggcttttctctcttctctatggtttacattactttttaaatttttttttttttttggctataCAATACTCATCAGTCCTGCAGTAAAACCTCAGTAATAATAGAGtacataatttttattgtgAGGTTTGCCCTGGATCTATGTGAACTAAGCCTGAATTTCTTTATTCTCACTGAGCTTTTACCACAGGACTTGTGTATACTAATTAGCCAAGACAAAAATCCATGTATTATTCAAGAGTGAAGGGATATCTTGAGTGACAGCCATTTGACACggtttctcttttctctgcaacTTCTCCTTCCTGCAGGGTGCAGGGGAACAGACTGTCTCCTGCAGTGACagcctctctgtcctgtacccaggCTCTGTGTCTTGCTACCAGGGCAGCCCTGAGATGCTTCTGAGACAAAACGAAAAGGCTAATGAAAAATGTACCCAAACCATTTGCCAGTTACAGTTTCGTAAATCAAGGTGTTCGGGAGCTCTTGTGCATTTAAGAAGGGGTCCCTCTCTGTCTGGTGATATAAGCAGGTCCCAATCTGAATGCCAGCACCGCTGCCCTGATGGGAGCAGACTAAGAAAATTATTCCTATAACACACTGCCTAACACTGCATAGCCACAGAGAGCTGCCAAAAATAGGGCACAGACATACTGGTAGCCGTCCACCATCCTCTTGGCATAGTCAGCTGCTTCCTCAAACATCTGGAGGTAGGAGAGGACCTCGGAGGCAATGCTGAGGATCCTCAGGAGGTAGATGTTCGTGTCCCCCAGCACAGGCTCCTGTTTCTTCAGGCACTCGCGGCACAGCTTCACGACCTGTGCCCAGAGGAAGCAGGGAGAGTAAGCACAAGTCAGAGCATCTTTGGCCCTGAAGCTGCCACACCAAAGCCCTGTGGGTTGCATGGACCGTACCAGTCCTAGAGGCCAAGTCAGCCTCCATGAAGGTTGGGGAAGATAGGATGTGCTTTGATTTGTCGAGAAACATCAGCCTAGCAAAATGATTGGTGCTCAAAGCTTTCTCTCCCAGGCTTACATTCATAAAACTGGTGAGGAAAAAGTGATGTCTACCGTTCAGGAGAAGAAAGACCCCAGGCGGTTGGGTTTTGTCAGATACCAAGTGCCTACAGGATACCCCATTGGATACCCCAATGCCATCCACCCAACCTCCTACAAGCACTTGATGCAATGAATGCTCTTAATGACCCCATGGGGCTGGAGACATGGAGCTGCACTGTCCCATGCCTGTCTGCTCAGCTGTGTCACATCTGCACCTAGCTGTGACCCAATGTCCAGATTTCTGCTCTGGGGGGCTTCAGTCTTTTCCCAAAGTAAGTTCAAAACCGGAGGCTGTTGCTCAACCTGGAGTGTTTTCCTGAAGCTGTTACACTATGAAGAGAACAATTAAACATTTCCTGGGtcagcaaaagagagagaaaggaagaagtgacTTGAGGTCTTTCACCCTTTGCCCTTGTGGCCTATGCTCCAGGTGGGACGTGGGACATGGGTCTCCCACAGCATACACCCCTCCTCAGCACCCGACAAATGAGCAACATGCAGGAGTCAGGAGGTGAAGAGAAGATCAACACAGGCAAACATAGCCCACAGCTCAATGTGGCAAGTCTCCTGACTGTCCCGTCCCTCTCCCAAAACCGCTGTCCTCCTTTTTATGAGGCCACCTGGCAGAGCTGACTCGTTACACTTGCCCTGTAACTCA
Proteins encoded in this window:
- the FABP1 gene encoding fatty acid-binding protein, liver, coding for MSFTGKYELQSQENFEPFMKAIGLPDEQIQKGKDIKSISEIVQDGKTFKITVTTGSKVLHNEFTIGEECEMEILTGQKVKAVVQMEGNNRLVANVKGLTSVTELNGDIITNTITMGDLTYKRISKRI